A genomic window from Chaetodon trifascialis isolate fChaTrf1 chromosome 22, fChaTrf1.hap1, whole genome shotgun sequence includes:
- the cd9b gene encoding CD9 molecule b isoform X2, which translates to MGALQCIKYLVFVFNFLFWLAGTAVLAVGLWLRFDSRTVGLFEGEESPTVFFTGVYILIAAGALMMVVGFLGCCGAIKESPCMLGLFFFFLLLIFAVEVAAGIWGLSNKDRVVEDVTEFYKQTYTNYKDTRQEALKETLRLIHFGLNCCGPTGTVIDAAKDICPKKEGLENLITTSCPTAIDEMFNNKLHIIGGVGIGIGIIMIFGMIFSMMLCCAIKRSRDFV; encoded by the exons CTGGCAGGCACCGCCGTGCTGGCTGTGGGCCTGTGGCTGCGTTTTGACAGCAGGACAGTAGGACTGTTTGAAGGAGAGGAGTCACCGACGGTCTTCTTCACTG GTGTGTACATCCTGATCGCGGCGGGGGCTCTGATGATGGTCGTGGGCTTCCTAGGCTGCTGTGGAGCCATTAAAGAGTCGCCGTGCATGCTGGGATTG ttcttcttcttcctgctcctcatcttcGCTGTGGAGGTTGCTGCCGGGATCTGGGGCCTCTCCAACAAAGACAgg GTAGTGGAGGACGTCACTGAGTTCTATAAGCAGACCTACACCAACTACAAAGACACCCGACAGGAAGCGCTGAAGGAGACCCTGCGACTCATCCACTTTGga CTGAACTGCTGTGGACCCACGGGGACGGTGATCGATGCGGCCAAAGACATCTGCCCCAAGAAGGAGGGTCTGGAGAACCTCATCACCACG AGCTGTCCGACTGCCATCGATGAGATGttcaacaacaaactgcacatcATCGGCGGAGTCGGCATCGGCATCGGTATCATCATG atCTTCGGGATGATCTTCAGCATGATGCTCTGCTGTGCCATTAAGAGGTCCAGAGACTTTGTCTGA
- the cd9b gene encoding CD9 molecule b isoform X1: protein MTALSSWELCVKYALFIFNFVFWLAGTAVLAVGLWLRFDSRTVGLFEGEESPTVFFTGVYILIAAGALMMVVGFLGCCGAIKESPCMLGLFFFFLLLIFAVEVAAGIWGLSNKDRVVEDVTEFYKQTYTNYKDTRQEALKETLRLIHFGLNCCGPTGTVIDAAKDICPKKEGLENLITTSCPTAIDEMFNNKLHIIGGVGIGIGIIMIFGMIFSMMLCCAIKRSRDFV from the exons CTGGCAGGCACCGCCGTGCTGGCTGTGGGCCTGTGGCTGCGTTTTGACAGCAGGACAGTAGGACTGTTTGAAGGAGAGGAGTCACCGACGGTCTTCTTCACTG GTGTGTACATCCTGATCGCGGCGGGGGCTCTGATGATGGTCGTGGGCTTCCTAGGCTGCTGTGGAGCCATTAAAGAGTCGCCGTGCATGCTGGGATTG ttcttcttcttcctgctcctcatcttcGCTGTGGAGGTTGCTGCCGGGATCTGGGGCCTCTCCAACAAAGACAgg GTAGTGGAGGACGTCACTGAGTTCTATAAGCAGACCTACACCAACTACAAAGACACCCGACAGGAAGCGCTGAAGGAGACCCTGCGACTCATCCACTTTGga CTGAACTGCTGTGGACCCACGGGGACGGTGATCGATGCGGCCAAAGACATCTGCCCCAAGAAGGAGGGTCTGGAGAACCTCATCACCACG AGCTGTCCGACTGCCATCGATGAGATGttcaacaacaaactgcacatcATCGGCGGAGTCGGCATCGGCATCGGTATCATCATG atCTTCGGGATGATCTTCAGCATGATGCTCTGCTGTGCCATTAAGAGGTCCAGAGACTTTGTCTGA
- the LOC139350974 gene encoding overexpressed in colon carcinoma 1 protein-like, whose translation MGCGNSSPAATKSSSSAGRADSSSKVSGEAVPEDDKWKNYGGVYVGFPADLSNIPQVQIGSLREIESNSLSLRKPLWGNGL comes from the exons ATGGGATGTGGAAATTCCTCACCAGCCGCCaccaaaagcagcagcagtgcag GTCGCGCTGACTCTTCATCAAAGGT atcAGGGGAGGCTGTGCCAGAAGATGACAAATGGAA aaaCTATGGAGGTGTGTATGTGGGTTTTCCTGCAGACCTGAGCAACATTCCTCAAGTACAGATAGGATCACTtagag AGATTGAAAGTAACTCGTTGTCCCTCAGGAAGCCGCTGTGGGGGAACGGACTCTGA
- the dclre1c gene encoding protein artemis produces MSSFAGRMKEYPTISLDRFDRENLHARAYFLSHCHKDHMKGLKGPILKRKLQSSRTVRLYCSFVTKELLLNNPKYAFWEEYIVPLELESPTQISLVDEASGEKEDLVVTLLPAGHCPGSVMFLFEGSQGNVLYTGDFRLAAGDASRIEHLHSGSRVKDIQSVYVDSTFYDPRFYQIPSREVCLNGILELIGNWISQSSYHVVWLNCKAAYGYEYLFTNLGEEFNTQIHVKSLAMFKKMPEILSYVTTDRRTQIHACRHPKDEEFFQGSRLPCGCTASDGTPLRIMSIKPSTMWFGERMKKTNVIIKTGASSFRACFSFHSSYSELKDFLSYLRPVNIYPNVIPIGRTLTEVTQMLKLMCRNQTEQVFIYRPLGVLKRSMAERPTYDSDSDDELFDGLDLAPVRKKMVLSKEITNVETTAPPVCVEELLPPTVTDMQPAASNYVDCTESNDEEGDDEDQEEEDEGKEDTKLAKELVNRALKESESNKESEVKEMEVDGRSSSHPPKWEDFFTAETLTDSQNSHNSQSCCSVLSPSPSRMTDSQTPELFSEEEETPAIDESFSLTLSASLSNHSSQNQDLCLPDTLILQPEQRGWEQGHSRTNTLPQETESNDQKVQSELEELEESQVSSDFDIPCSPESKMPRPDELSQLYRKLAAGEEMVIRKRD; encoded by the exons ATGAGTTCGTTTGCAGGTCGAATGAAGGAGTATCCCACGATTTCTCTGGACCGGTTCGACCGGGAGAACTTACATGCCCGGGCATATTTCCTCTCCCACTGCCACAAAG ACCACATGAAAGGACTGAAAGGACCAATACTGAAGAGAAAGCTACAGTCCAG TCGTACAGTCCGGCTGTACTGTTCCTTCGTGACCAAAGAGCTCCTGCTGAACAATCCCAAGTACGCTTTCTGGGAGGAGTACATT GTTCCCTTAGAGCTGGAGAGCCCAACACAGATTTCTCTGGTTGACGAAGCGTCTGGAGAG AAAGAAGATCTTGTGGTCACGTTGCTTCCTGCGGGCCACTGTCCCGGCTCTGTTAT GTTCCTGTTTGAAGGTTCCCAGGGAAACGTGTTGTATACAGGAGACTTCAGGCTGGCTGCTGGAGACGCCTCCAGAATAGAACATCTGCACTCCGGCAGCAG AGTGAAGGATATTCAGAGTGTCTATGTGGACTCCACTTTCTACGACCCACGATTCTACCAAATTCCTTCTCGG gaggtcTGTCTGAATGGTATCTTAGAGCTTATTGGAAACTGGATCAGTCAGAGTTCATATCATGTTGTGTGGCTTAACTGCAAAGCTGCATATGGATATGAATACCTGTTTACCAACCTGGGAGAGGAGTTcaacacacag ATCCACGTCAAGAGTCTGGCGATGTTCAAGAAGATGCCGGAGATTCTGAGCTACGTGACGACTGACCGCAGGACGCAGATCCACGCCTGTAGACACCCTAAG GATGAGGAGTTTTTCCAGGGCAGCAGGCTGCCGTGTGGCTGCACGGCCTCTGACGGGACTCCTCTTCGTATCATGAGCATCAAACCGTCCACCATGTGGTTCGGAGAGAGAATGAAGAAAACCAACGTTATAATAAA AACAGGAGCCAGTTCCTTCAGAGCCTGCTTCAGTTTCCACTCGTCCTACTCAGAG CTTAAAGACTTCCTCTCCTACCTCCGGCCAGTCAACATCTACCCCAATGTCATCCCCATCGGTCGGACGCTGACTGAGGTCACGCAGAT GTTGAAGCTGATGTGCAGGAACCAGACTGAACAAGTGTTCATATACAGACCTCTGGGAGTCCTCAAACGCAGCATGGCGGAGAGGCCTACATATG ACTCGGACAGTGATGACGAGCTGTTTGACGGCCTGGACTTGGCACcagtgaggaagaagatggTCCTGAGCAAAGAAATAACAAATG TGGAGACAACGGCgccccctgtgtgtgtggaggagcttTTACCTCCGACGGTCACGGACATGCAGCCTGCTGCAAGCAACTATGTGGACTGCACCGAGTCCAATGATGAAGAGGGAGACGATGaggatcaggaggaggaggacgagggaaAGGAGGATACAAAACTGGCAAAGGAGCTGGTGAACAGAGCACTAAAGGAAAGTGAGAGCAATAAAGAAAGTGAGGTAAAGGAGATGGAGGTAGACGGACGCAGTTCCTCTCATCCTCCAAAATGGGAGGATTTCTTCACAGCAGAGACGCTGACTGACAGCCAGAACAGCCACAACAGCCaatcctgctgctctgtcctgaGCCCCTCCCCCTCCAGAATGACTGATTCGCAGACCCCAGAACTgttcagtgaagaagaagaaactccTGCCATTGATGAAAGCTTCAGTCTGACCCTGTCCGCCTCACTGTCCAACCATTCCTCCCAGAACCAGGACTTGTGTTTACCTGACACCTTGATTCTCCAGCCAGAGCAGCGGGGGTGGGAACAAGGACACTCGAGGACCAATACTTTGCCTCAGGAGACGGAGAGCAACGACCAAAAGGTCCAAtcggagctggaggagctggaggagtcTCAGGTGTCGTCAGACTTTGACATTCCCTGCTCACCAGAGTCTAAAATGCCACGGCCTGATGAACTGTCGCAGTTATACAGGAAGCTGGCGGCAGGAGAGGAAATGGTCATCAGAAAGCGAGACTGA
- the tmem243b gene encoding transmembrane protein 243b produces the protein MDDFTTRTYGTSGLDNRPLFGETSARDRIINLAVGGFTSVVVLVTVISSFVFPSLPPRPLNVFFAVCILLACGSTIVLIFWYRQGDLEPKFRNLIYYMLVSIVLLCLCANLYFHDVR, from the exons ATGGACGACTTCACCACCAGGACGTACGGCACCAGCGGCCTGGACAACAGACCTCTGTTCGGGGAGACCTCGGCTCGG GATCGAATCATCAACCTGGCAGTGGGGGGATTTACGTCTGTGGTTGTTTTA GTGACCGTCATCAGTTCCTTCGTGTTTCCCTCGTTGCCTCCGCGGCCGCTCAACGTCTTCTTCGCCGTGTGCATCCTGCTCGCCTGTGGATCCACCATCGTGCTG ATATTCTGGTACCGGCAGGGCGATCTGGAGCCCAAATTCAGGAATCTGATCTACTACATGCTGGTGTCCATCGTGCTGCTGTGTCTATGTGCCAACCTCTACTTCCACGATGTCAGGTAA